From Pagrus major chromosome 2, Pma_NU_1.0, one genomic window encodes:
- the LOC141016852 gene encoding claudin-8-like translates to MCVGLVGLIGAAATTGMPMWKVTAFIGENIIVMETRWEGLWMNCYRQSNIRMQCKVYDSLLFLPPDLQAARGLMCCSLALSGLGLLVALAGMRCVSCFQGNDYAKTIILMVAGGMQFMACICVFIPVSWTAHVIIRDFYNPLLIDAQRRELGEALYIGWVTGAFLFASAMLFLCRRMPSDKGSFDVYHPANLLSFKPRPSKPTVMNYHPISTLSSLQSTAHQPSLQNNSFVGPRLSTPLQNIPTNNGALINPHVVYNPGLPENASLYYQGSMAHHSSMRSSNHVGSLYTPGNSLYISQTATPYSLSGTGIPTASYQSSFHPVPHTPVFIGYTASKIQPGSHSGSGAGVYI, encoded by the coding sequence ATGTGTGTCGGCCTGGTTGGACTGATTGGGGCGGCGGCTACTACTGGGATGCCAATGTGGAAGGTGACAGCTTTCATCGGGGAGAACATAATTGTGATGGAAACCCGTTGGGAGGGCTTGTGGATGAACTGTTACCGACAGAGCAACATCAGAATGCAGTGTAAGGTGTACGACTCCCTGCTCTTCCTGCCCCCGGACTTACAGGCAGCCAGGGGTCTGATGTGCTGTTCCCTGGCCTTGTCGGGGCTGGGTCTCCTTGTCGCTCTGGCTGGAATGcgatgtgtttcctgttttcaggGTAACGATTATGCCAAGACCATTATCCTGATGGTTGCAGGTGGTATGCAGTTCATGGCATGTATCTGTGTCTTTATCCCTGTGTCATGGACAGCTCATGTCATCATTAGGGATTTTTACAATCCTTTGCTAATTGATGCCCAGAGGAGGGAGCTGGGAGAGGCTCTCTACATCGGTTGGGTGACCGGCGCCTTCCTTTTCGCCTCAGCCATGTTGTTCTTATGTCGCCGTATGCCCTCAGACAAAGGCTCATTTGATGTGTATCACCCAGCAAACTTGCTCAGTTTCAAGCCAAGACCCAGTAAGCCAACTGTAATGAATTATCATCCTATCTCGACTCTTTCCAGCCTGCAATCCACCGCACACCAGCCTTCTCTGCAGAACAACAGCTTTGTTGGACCACGACTTTCAACACCACTGCAAAACATTCCCACAAACAATGGGGCACTAATCAACCCTCATGTTGTCTATAACCCGGGTCTACCTGAAAATGCCTCATTGTATTATCAAGGCAGCATGGCTCATCATTCCTCTATGCGAAGCTCTAACCATGTTGGAAGTCTGTACACGCCAGGCAACTCCTTGTACATCAGCCAAACCGCCACACCATATTCTCTGTCTGGCACCGGCATTCCCACCGCATCCTACCAGTCCAGTTTTCATCCGGTTCCACACACCCCTGTTTTCATAGGATATACAGCATCAAAAATTCAACCAGGGTCTCACAGTGGGAGCGGTGctggtgtatatatataa
- the LOC141015225 gene encoding claudin-4-like, producing MANSALEIVGLLLTLIGLIGAAASTGMPMWRVTAFIGENIIVFETRYEGLWMNCFRQADIRMQCKVYDSLLALPPDLQAARGLMCCALALGGLGLLISLVGLQCTSCIQNNDRAKRMVLIIAGSMIIMACICVIIPVSWTGHVIIRDFYNPLLIDAQRRELGEALYIGWVAAAFLFAGGCMFVCCNLQSEGKESQRYIYSRNSDYMAYPPPQPLRPQQLVLLPQPQPQPQPVLSRHPSTNYSYHSRYPSVQSGVAYL from the coding sequence atggCCAACTCCGCACTGGAGATAGTGGGTCTGCTATTGACCCTAATTGGGCTGATTGGGGCAGCAGCAAGCACTGGAATGCCAATGTGGCGAGTCACAGCCTTCATCGGGGAGAACATAATTGTGTTTGAGACACGCTACGAGGGTCTATGGATGAATTGCTTTCGGCAGGCCGACATCAGAATGCAGTGTAAGGTGTACGACTCCCTCCTGGCCCTGCCACCTGACCTACAGGCAGCTCGGGGGCTCATGTGCTGCGCTCTGGCCCTGGGTGGTCTCGGTCTGTTGATCAGTTTGGTGGGGCTGCAGTGCACATCATGTATCCAAAACAACGATCGGGCCAAGCGGATGGTCCTCATCATTGCAGGAAGCATGATAATAATGGCATGTATCTGCGTCATTATCCCTGTGTCCTGGACAGGTCATGTCATCATAAGGGACTTCTACAACCCCTTGCTGATCGACGCCCAGCGCAGGGAGCTCGGAGAGGCTCTGTACATCGGCTGGGTGGCAGCCGCCTTCTTGTTCGCCGGAggatgcatgtttgtttgttgcaatCTGCAGTCTGAAGGCAAAGAGTCACAGAGGTATATATACTCAAGGAACTCTGACTACATGGCCTatcctcctccacagcctctGCGGCCACAACAGCTGGTCCTACTTCCCCAACCGCAACCCCAGCCTCAGCCAGTGCTGTCAAGACACCCATCAACCAACTACAGCTACCACTCCAGATACCCCTCTGTACAGAGCGGGGTGGCCTATCTCTGA
- the LOC141016508 gene encoding claudin-8-like, which translates to MASYTAYSGYSKPPLTYAPSYYDEKQAKAYSDYQDSVNEEKKRIEKKDRRDAICCEVVALIIGFIGLIGVAAVTGLPMWKVTAFIEENIIVMETRWEGLWMNCYRQANIRMQCKVYDSLLFLPPDLQAARGLMCSSVALTTFALIVAAVGMKCTKVVDHRARTKHIVLVSGGCLFLLACLTTLVPVSWTGHVIIRDFYNPLLIDAQRRELGEALYIGWVTSALLFTAGVILLCRHAPRTQDQDERIVYNPGGSIYQPAYQPGYQPYTYQPAYTYQPPYSAPPPGSVAYTPSQY; encoded by the coding sequence ATGGCCTCTTACACTGCTTACAGTGGCTACAGCAAGCCACCACTAACCTACGCACCCTCTTACTACGATGAGAAACAGGCAAAGGCCTATTCAGATTATCAAGACTCtgtaaatgaggaaaaaaagagaattgAGAAGAAGGACCGTCGGGATGCCATCTGTTGTGAGGTAGTGGCCCTCATCATCGGTTTCATTGGACTAATTGGAGTGGCAGCCGTGACGGGCCTGCCGATGTGGAAGGTAACGGCCTTCATCGAAGAGAACATAATTGTCATGGAGACCCGCTGGGAGGGTTTGTGGATGAACTGCTACAGACAAGCCAACATCAGGATGCAGTGTAAGGTGTATGATTCCCTGCTGTTTCTGCCCCCGGACCTCCAGGCTGCCAGGGGTCTGATGTGCAGCTCAGTGGCTCTGACTACCTTTGCCCTCATTGTCGCAGCAGTGGGGATGAAGTgtaccaaagtggtggaccatcGGGCTCGCACCAAGCATATTGTTCTTGTGTCAGGGGGCTGTCTGTTCCTGCTGGCCTGTCTTACTACCCTGGTCCCTGTGTCTTGGACCGGCCATGTCATCATCAGGGATTTCTACAACCCACTGCTGATCGATGCCCAACGTCGGGAGCTTGGGGAGGCGCTTTACATTGGCTGGGTGACCTCAGCTTTGCTTTTTACTGCCGGAGTGATCCTGCTGTGCCGTCATGCTCCCCGCACCCAGGACCAAGATGAGAGGATTGTATACAACCCTGGGGGAAGTATCTACCAACCTGCATACCAACCTGGATACCAACCGTACACCTACCAGCCAGCTTATACCTACCAGCCTCCCTACTCTGCACCCCCGCCAGGATCTGTGGCATACACACCAAGTCAGTACTAG
- the LOC141017475 gene encoding claudin-17-like, translated as MRAKLEVLALVLGFIGLFGTIAITAMPMWRVSAFIGANLIVMEELWEGLWMNCYIQADIKMQCKAYDSLLILPSELQAARGLMCVSIVLVVISLFITGCGTKKSNCCNDNIKSKNITLAFGGGLYLLSFLTTLIPVSWVGHTVISNFYNPTVVDSRKRELGAALFIGWATSGVLLITGIILLFSYCKRRSKEEEPYADAYLMGSRDIKKEGSVYLEKTSSSFHGHQEYV; from the coding sequence ATGAGAGCAAAGTTGGAGGTCTTAGCCCTGGTCCTGGGCTTCATCGGCTTGTTTGGGACCATAGCTATCACTGCCATGCCAATGTGGAGGGTCTCCGCCTTCATTGGGGCCAATCTCATTGTCATGGAAGAACTCTGGGAGGGCTTGTGGATGAACTGCTACATACAGGCTGACATCAAGATGCAGTGCAAGGCGTATGACTCACTTCTAATTCTCCCATCTGAGCTGCAGGCTGCCAGGGGTCTCATGTGTGTCTCCATAGTCCTGGTTGTCATCTCCTTGTTCATCACAGGATGTGGGACCAAGAAGAGCAACTGCTGCAACGACAATATAAAAAGCAAGAACATCACCCTGGCCTTCGGGGGTGGTTTGTATCTGCTTTCCTTTTTGACCACGCTCATCCCTGTCAGCTGGGTGGGCCACACTGTCATCAGCAACTTCTACAACCCAACGGTGGTGGATTCTCGGAAACGGGAGCTGGGGGCGGCCCTCTTTATTGGCTGGGCAACTTCTGGTGTTCTGCTGATCACTGGCATCATCCTCCTGTTCAGCTACTGCAAACGTAGATCGAAGGAGGAAGAACCCTACGCTGACGCCTATCTTATGGGATCAAGGGACATAAAGAAAGAGGGGAGTGTGTACCTGGAGAAGACATCGTCCAGCTTTCATGGGCATCAAGAATATGTGTGA